In Cytobacillus oceanisediminis, the following proteins share a genomic window:
- a CDS encoding ABC transporter permease, with protein sequence MELRKQHDNRNLAPDIPDDWFVPKAKDQAAAEAVVRPSLSYWQDAWRRLLKNKLAMAGLFFLIALAFMAIFGPMISPHNVSEQSLANQNLPPSSKYWFGTDELGRDVFARTWYGARISLFVGIVAAMIDFAIGVIYGGIAGYKGGRTDNAMMRVVEILYGLPYLLVVILISVVMGPGLFTIIFALSVTGWVGMARIVRGQVLQIKNYEFVLASKTFGTKTTRIIKKNLLPNTMGPIIVQMTLTVPSAIFAEAFLSFLGLGIQPPFASWGSMANDGLSTILSGHWWRLFFPAFFISLTMFSFNVLGDGLQDALDPKLRR encoded by the coding sequence ATGGAACTGCGCAAACAGCATGATAACCGCAACCTTGCACCCGATATTCCGGATGATTGGTTTGTGCCTAAGGCCAAGGACCAGGCAGCAGCGGAAGCAGTTGTAAGGCCAAGCCTTTCCTATTGGCAGGATGCATGGCGCCGGCTTTTGAAAAATAAGCTGGCAATGGCAGGGCTATTCTTTCTTATTGCTTTAGCCTTTATGGCCATTTTTGGCCCGATGATTTCCCCGCATAATGTATCTGAGCAATCATTGGCCAATCAAAATCTCCCGCCATCTTCAAAATACTGGTTCGGAACAGATGAATTAGGCCGTGATGTTTTTGCACGAACATGGTACGGAGCAAGGATTTCCTTATTCGTTGGAATTGTGGCAGCCATGATTGATTTTGCAATCGGAGTCATTTACGGCGGTATTGCCGGTTATAAAGGCGGCAGAACAGATAATGCCATGATGAGGGTAGTGGAAATTCTTTATGGACTTCCTTACTTGCTAGTTGTTATTTTAATCAGTGTCGTAATGGGACCTGGTTTGTTCACCATTATTTTCGCCCTTTCTGTGACGGGCTGGGTCGGGATGGCCCGGATTGTCCGCGGGCAGGTTCTGCAGATCAAGAACTATGAATTTGTACTGGCATCAAAGACTTTTGGGACAAAAACTACGAGGATAATTAAGAAAAACCTGCTGCCGAATACGATGGGCCCTATCATTGTACAGATGACTCTTACAGTGCCATCGGCCATCTTTGCAGAGGCGTTCCTGAGCTTTCTGGGATTAGGCATTCAGCCTCCTTTTGCCAGCTGGGGCTCCATGGCTAATGATGGGTTGTCTACGATTCTATCAGGTCACTGGTGGCGCCTGTTCTTCCCTGCCTTTTTCATCTCCCTGACCATGTTTTCGTTTAATGTGCTTGGAGACGGATTGCAGGATGCCCTCGATCCGAAGTTAAGGAGGTAG
- a CDS encoding general stress protein: MATNKHIVGAYDTEQEAIQAVEKLRAEGYRPEDISVISKNKDDVEAVTEETGTKTEEGLAAGAATGGILGGLTGLLAGVGALAIPGIGPIVAAGPIAATLTGAAVGAGAGGIAGALIGMGIPEEEAHRYEADVKSGKILVLVDPETKSADFTDGYADTNRSVLEGDRTTYTNADPLNPGELDRGTNAFKDNTRNSSSVWTDENLDSNRPLSEKLDDTKTDDYTDRTVSAYNDDVDARYRDAYDYNNVRENRNNPYKG, translated from the coding sequence ATGGCAACAAACAAGCATATTGTAGGTGCATATGATACAGAACAGGAAGCTATTCAAGCGGTTGAAAAGTTAAGAGCGGAGGGCTACCGTCCTGAGGATATTTCCGTAATCAGCAAAAATAAAGATGATGTGGAAGCCGTTACAGAAGAAACAGGCACAAAAACTGAAGAAGGATTAGCTGCCGGAGCGGCTACAGGCGGAATTCTGGGAGGCTTAACAGGTCTTCTGGCCGGAGTTGGCGCATTGGCGATCCCTGGAATTGGGCCAATTGTGGCAGCCGGACCAATCGCCGCTACTTTAACGGGTGCAGCAGTCGGAGCAGGTGCCGGCGGTATTGCAGGAGCACTTATCGGCATGGGCATCCCCGAAGAGGAAGCACATCGTTATGAAGCTGATGTCAAATCAGGGAAAATCCTTGTGTTAGTCGATCCTGAGACTAAGTCTGCCGATTTTACTGACGGCTATGCGGATACAAACCGTTCTGTTCTGGAAGGAGACCGGACAACCTATACAAACGCTGATCCTTTAAATCCGGGTGAGCTTGACCGCGGAACGAATGCTTTTAAGGATAACACCAGAAACAGCAGCAGTGTTTGGACAGATGAGAATCTGGACTCAAACCGTCCGCTAAGCGAAAAGCTCGACGACACGAAAACAGATGACTATACAGACCGTACTGTTTCGGCCTACAACGATGATGTGGATGCCCGCTACAGAGATGCTTATGATTATAATAACGTAAGGGAGAACCGCAATAACCCTTATAAAGGATAA
- a CDS encoding M55 family metallopeptidase gives MKLYLSVDMEGITGLADHTHVDSSKHNYERSRVIMTDEANHVVTAAFEEGCSEVIVNDSHSKMNNLLIERMHPETQLITGDVKPYSMVQGLDSTFSGAMFVGYHARASMKGVMSHSMIFGVRHMYINDHAIGEMGFNAYVAGYHGVPVLMVAGDDQAALEAEKLIPNVTTAVVKETISRSSVKSLTPAKAGQLLREKAAEALSRKDLVEPLVPPENPVLKIEFANYGQAEWAALMPGAEIEENTTIVRYQAKDILEAYQAMLVMTELAMRTTFC, from the coding sequence ATGAAGCTTTATCTATCGGTTGATATGGAAGGAATAACGGGTCTGGCTGATCACACTCATGTAGACTCTTCGAAGCACAATTATGAACGCAGCAGGGTGATTATGACTGATGAAGCAAATCATGTGGTAACAGCTGCCTTTGAAGAGGGCTGCAGCGAGGTTATTGTAAATGACAGCCACTCGAAAATGAATAATCTGCTGATTGAAAGGATGCATCCTGAAACACAGCTGATTACTGGCGATGTAAAGCCATACTCAATGGTTCAGGGTCTTGATTCAACCTTTAGCGGTGCCATGTTTGTTGGTTATCATGCACGTGCTTCCATGAAAGGAGTTATGTCCCACTCCATGATATTCGGTGTAAGGCATATGTACATCAATGACCATGCCATTGGGGAAATGGGCTTTAATGCCTATGTGGCAGGTTATCATGGCGTACCGGTTCTCATGGTAGCCGGAGATGACCAGGCGGCTCTGGAAGCAGAAAAATTAATTCCGAATGTCACCACTGCTGTTGTAAAGGAAACGATTTCCCGCTCAAGCGTGAAATCGCTGACACCTGCAAAAGCCGGACAGCTTTTAAGAGAAAAAGCAGCAGAGGCTCTTAGCAGGAAGGATCTTGTAGAACCTCTTGTTCCGCCTGAAAACCCTGTATTGAAAATTGAATTTGCCAACTATGGCCAGGCTGAGTGGGCTGCTTTAATGCCTGGTGCAGAGATAGAAGAGAATACAACCATTGTCCGCTATCAGGCTAAAGATATTCTTGAAGCATACCAGGCAATGCTGGTGATGACTGAGCTGGCCATGAGAACTACATTCTGTTAG
- a CDS encoding DUF3870 domain-containing protein, whose translation MYRQNTVYIIGDSKTSLNNPIMQKYNGFFIGLVIDRETDEIVDAECSSTINLTSLFIKSIFVGKSILEADKVMEDIESRYFGSSQKALMVAFKNAHIKYTQIMNK comes from the coding sequence ATGTACAGACAAAATACCGTCTATATCATCGGTGACAGCAAAACATCATTGAACAATCCGATTATGCAAAAATACAATGGCTTCTTTATAGGTCTTGTAATTGACAGGGAAACAGATGAAATTGTAGATGCAGAATGCTCATCTACCATAAACTTAACCTCATTATTTATTAAATCTATATTTGTCGGCAAATCCATACTGGAAGCAGACAAGGTAATGGAAGATATCGAAAGCCGCTACTTCGGCTCCTCGCAAAAGGCACTAATGGTTGCCTTTAAAAATGCCCATATAAAATATACACAAATTATGAATAAGTAG
- a CDS encoding alanyl-tRNA editing protein, whose amino-acid sequence MKKLFYEDPYIQTFETELVYQAADDMEKVYAVLKETAFYPTGGGQPHDEGTLNGVKVVDVEEVEGEIRHYLERELDSSISRVSGEIDWNRRFDHMQQHAGQHILSAAFEELYGYKTVSFHLGKETLTIDLEISELPVRHAEEAERLANSIILENRPIEARWVSAEEASQFPLRKQLSVSEDIRLVMIPEFDYNGCGGTHPSSTGQVAGIKVLDWERQKKKIRVQFVCGSRILAQLQTKHEITKNFSQLLNAPEQDLPSAASRLIENGKDLEKQLEAAKEAVLAYEAKEMFTAGNEEWISKVFEGRSIQELQKLARLIASQTENAVVILINETTDKLQFVCARGADSESDMKGLAGELLQKINGKGGGNPQFAQGGGDKLMSGEDLLQYALRLAGQSSTEN is encoded by the coding sequence TTGAAAAAACTTTTTTATGAAGACCCATATATCCAAACATTTGAAACGGAACTTGTATATCAGGCTGCAGATGATATGGAAAAGGTATATGCCGTCCTGAAAGAAACGGCCTTTTATCCAACTGGCGGAGGACAGCCGCATGATGAGGGAACACTAAATGGCGTAAAAGTGGTGGATGTCGAAGAAGTGGAAGGGGAAATCCGTCATTATTTAGAAAGGGAATTGGATTCGTCCATTTCCAGGGTATCAGGAGAAATCGATTGGAACAGACGGTTTGACCATATGCAGCAGCATGCAGGCCAGCATATATTATCGGCTGCCTTTGAAGAGCTTTACGGCTATAAAACGGTCAGCTTTCATTTAGGCAAAGAAACATTAACCATTGATTTGGAAATCAGTGAATTGCCAGTCCGGCATGCAGAGGAAGCGGAGAGGCTGGCGAATAGCATCATTCTTGAGAACCGTCCAATTGAAGCCAGGTGGGTGAGTGCGGAAGAAGCTTCCCAATTCCCGCTTCGCAAGCAGCTGTCTGTCAGTGAAGACATTCGGCTTGTGATGATTCCGGAATTTGATTATAACGGATGCGGCGGAACCCATCCATCTTCAACCGGTCAGGTTGCCGGCATTAAAGTATTAGACTGGGAACGCCAAAAAAAGAAAATCCGTGTGCAGTTTGTCTGTGGGAGCCGGATCCTTGCGCAGCTTCAGACCAAACATGAAATTACAAAAAATTTTAGTCAGCTTCTTAATGCACCAGAACAGGACTTGCCTTCAGCAGCCAGCCGTTTGATTGAAAATGGAAAGGACCTGGAGAAACAACTGGAAGCAGCAAAGGAAGCAGTGTTAGCTTATGAAGCAAAAGAAATGTTCACAGCAGGGAACGAAGAGTGGATCAGCAAAGTCTTTGAGGGACGCTCCATTCAGGAGCTGCAGAAACTGGCCCGTCTAATCGCCTCCCAAACTGAAAATGCTGTTGTTATCCTAATCAATGAAACCACCGATAAACTCCAATTTGTTTGCGCCAGGGGAGCAGATTCTGAGTCTGATATGAAGGGCCTTGCTGGAGAACTTCTGCAGAAGATTAACGGCAAAGGCGGGGGGAACCCTCAATTTGCTCAGGGTGGGGGAGACAAGCTCATGAGCGGGGAAGACCTGCTGCAGTATGCACTGAGACTTGCCGGGCAAAGCAGCACTGAAAACTAA
- a CDS encoding BA3454 family stress response protein has product MKEITVTVDYEGLKYQTNIITNKEAGDEEILKQAEDQIRKQLNN; this is encoded by the coding sequence ATGAAAGAAATTACCGTAACTGTTGACTATGAAGGTTTAAAATATCAAACGAATATCATTACAAATAAAGAAGCCGGCGACGAGGAAATTTTAAAGCAGGCAGAAGACCAGATCAGAAAACAGCTGAATAATTAA
- a CDS encoding ABC transporter permease, whose product MTGYIIKRLIAMVVTLWFIITLTFFLMHSIPGSPFNEERNTSEAVQRNLEKFYHLDEPLYVQYGMYLKSVVTFDFGPSIKKSSQTVNEMLGRGFPVSFELGIVTLIVAVFSGIALGIIAALRHNGFIDYLAMTIAVLGISVPNFVLATLLIQQLAVNLAILPVATWSSPKHMILPTLALATGPMAIIARLTRSSMLEVLTQDYIKTAKAKGLSPVKIVFKHALRNALLPVVTVLGSLAASILTGTFVIEKIFAIPGMGKYFVESINTRDYPVIMGTTVFYSSILIIMLFLVDIAYGILDPRIKLHKKEAS is encoded by the coding sequence ATGACTGGATACATAATAAAACGCCTTATCGCAATGGTCGTCACACTTTGGTTCATTATCACTCTGACTTTTTTCTTAATGCATTCCATACCGGGGTCGCCTTTTAACGAAGAAAGAAATACAAGTGAAGCGGTCCAGCGAAATCTGGAGAAATTCTATCATTTGGATGAACCGCTCTATGTCCAATATGGGATGTACTTGAAGTCCGTTGTGACATTTGACTTCGGGCCATCTATTAAAAAATCTTCCCAGACGGTTAATGAAATGCTCGGACGGGGCTTTCCGGTGTCTTTTGAACTGGGAATCGTCACATTGATCGTGGCGGTTTTTTCGGGAATTGCCCTCGGAATCATAGCTGCCCTCCGGCACAATGGCTTTATTGATTATCTAGCGATGACCATTGCTGTTCTGGGAATATCCGTCCCAAACTTTGTGCTTGCCACACTGTTAATTCAGCAGCTTGCTGTCAACCTGGCAATCCTGCCGGTGGCTACCTGGTCAAGTCCGAAGCATATGATTCTGCCGACTCTGGCGCTTGCGACCGGGCCCATGGCGATTATTGCCCGTCTGACGCGTTCAAGCATGCTGGAAGTGCTGACGCAGGATTACATAAAAACAGCCAAAGCAAAAGGCCTATCACCAGTGAAAATAGTGTTTAAGCATGCGCTGAGGAATGCCCTTCTGCCTGTCGTAACTGTATTGGGGTCCCTGGCAGCAAGCATTTTGACAGGCACGTTTGTCATTGAAAAAATCTTTGCCATTCCTGGAATGGGAAAGTATTTCGTAGAAAGCATCAATACACGTGATTATCCCGTCATAATGGGAACCACCGTTTTTTACAGTTCAATATTGATTATTATGCTGTTCCTTGTGGACATTGCATACGGAATTTTAGACCCGAGAATTAAGCTTCACAAAAAGGAGGCGAGCTAA
- a CDS encoding ABC transporter ATP-binding protein, translating to MEKVLEVKDLHVTFTTYGGEVQAVRGVSFDLFKGETLAIVGESGCGKSVTSQSIMRLIPSPPGRIADGAVLFKGKDLTKLKESEMRDIRGADISMIFQDPMTALNPTITIGEQIIEGIMQHETISRQDARKKALEMLNLVGIPNPSERLKHYPHQFSGGMRQRIVIAMALVCEPEVLIADEPTTALDVTIQAQILDLFKDIQKKTGVSIIIITHDLGVVAQVADRIAVMYAGKIVEAGERREIFYKPQHPYTKGLLNSVPRLDLDGADLVPIGGSPPDLFAPPAGCPFAARCGFAMEVCDRVYPYKTHLSRDHHVDCWLQDERAQKMLAGVK from the coding sequence ATGGAGAAAGTACTTGAAGTAAAAGACCTGCATGTCACATTTACCACTTATGGCGGAGAAGTCCAGGCCGTAAGGGGGGTATCATTTGATCTCTTCAAAGGGGAAACCCTGGCGATTGTCGGTGAATCAGGCTGCGGGAAAAGCGTGACTTCCCAGAGCATCATGCGGCTGATTCCATCCCCTCCCGGAAGAATAGCAGATGGCGCTGTCCTCTTTAAAGGGAAGGATCTGACAAAACTAAAAGAGTCTGAAATGCGGGATATCCGCGGCGCAGACATTTCAATGATCTTTCAGGATCCAATGACGGCTTTGAACCCCACGATTACCATTGGGGAGCAAATTATAGAAGGAATTATGCAGCATGAAACCATTTCCCGGCAGGATGCCCGTAAAAAGGCCCTGGAAATGCTTAATTTAGTGGGGATACCAAATCCCTCCGAAAGATTGAAGCATTACCCGCACCAATTCAGCGGAGGAATGAGGCAGCGGATTGTGATTGCCATGGCCCTTGTCTGTGAGCCGGAAGTGCTGATTGCCGATGAACCCACTACAGCACTTGATGTAACGATTCAAGCGCAAATATTGGATTTGTTTAAAGATATCCAGAAGAAAACGGGGGTATCCATTATCATCATTACCCATGACCTGGGGGTTGTCGCTCAAGTAGCGGACCGCATTGCCGTGATGTATGCAGGAAAAATAGTGGAAGCCGGTGAAAGAAGGGAAATCTTCTATAAACCACAGCATCCCTATACGAAAGGCCTGCTGAATTCAGTTCCGCGTCTTGACCTGGATGGAGCCGATCTTGTTCCCATCGGCGGATCGCCACCGGATTTATTCGCTCCGCCGGCTGGCTGCCCATTTGCTGCCCGCTGCGGCTTCGCAATGGAAGTATGTGACCGGGTTTATCCATATAAAACTCATTTAAGCCGGGATCATCATGTTGATTGCTGGCTCCAGGATGAGCGGGCACAGAAAATGCTTGCAGGTGTAAAATAG